One genomic segment of Paenibacillus durus includes these proteins:
- a CDS encoding retropepsin-like domain-containing protein — protein sequence MKIEPGDFLNKIRGVGGVEVVYSKQFDFVSTGEASLEGFEVEIGEMDYGMEIDGILGFDFIQSAGLVIDSKELLVAAK from the coding sequence GTGAAAATTGAACCAGGTGACTTCCTCAACAAGATCAGAGGTGTAGGTGGAGTAGAGGTCGTCTATTCCAAGCAGTTTGATTTTGTGAGTACAGGAGAGGCTTCTCTAGAAGGTTTTGAAGTTGAAATTGGGGAAATGGACTACGGCATGGAGATTGATGGCATTCTTGGCTTTGACTTTATCCAGTCTGCTGGGTTAGTGATAGATTCTAAAGAGTTGCTAGTGGCAGCAAAATGA
- a CDS encoding TOTE conflict system archaeo-eukaryotic primase domain-containing protein, with product MDNIEDKYNAALEHIEELKQEIIRLRHLLKLPINDNIITYDEIASPSNPLARINKESAIGESNIHQYSTVGDKLALYKSYFRGREDVYPIRWSNKQGKSGYSPACANEWTSVCEKPKVKCSACKHQSFMPLTNEVLSAHLDARQDRTIGIYPMLPDETCWFLAMDFDKHDWKQDVTAVMQICKNHGIPTALERSRSGNGGHIWIFFSHNIEAATARRFGMTLLSLTMKKRYQIGLKSYDRLFPNQDTLPKGGFGNLIALPLQGGPRKHGNSAFIDEHFEPYADQWSILSGLGKMTEDEVKQFIYKHGERGLFNNDGLIAASSDEEGGLAWVQENCVQEEQILMESLPAEIQILHSDRLYIPKPGLPSSAIYALIKLASFSNPDFYRTQAMRLSTYGKPRVISCAEDLESYVALPRGCLQALLSFFERNHVKVSLDDQRSSGTSIEAEFTGTLTTLQDTAARAVLNRDIGVLSAATAFGKTVVAACIIASRKTNTLILVHRRELMEQWQERLQTFLEVPKHAIGVIGGGKNKRTGIIDIAVIQSLNYKGTVKPFVSEYGQVIVDECHHVSAYSFEQVLREVKAKYVFGLTATPKRQDGQEAIVRFQLGPVLMKIDTKTLSSSRGFSLRIVPRYTSFQIKPVEAALGIQNIYQQLVDNEERNTLIFDDLLTCLDEGRSPLLLVERTAHAEYFAERLQSFAKNVIMLSGRMGKKQREAIRAQIASIPDHQERVVIATGKLIGEGFDDARLDTLFLVHPISWSGTLQQYAGRLHRSHVNKEEVKIYDYIDLQVPMLMTMFKKRVKGYRKMGYKGAEL from the coding sequence ATGGACAATATCGAGGACAAATATAACGCGGCTCTGGAGCATATCGAAGAACTTAAGCAAGAAATTATCCGATTGAGACATCTGCTGAAGCTTCCCATAAACGATAATATAATTACGTATGATGAAATAGCGTCTCCTTCCAACCCTTTAGCAAGAATCAACAAAGAATCAGCCATCGGAGAATCTAATATTCATCAGTACTCTACCGTAGGGGACAAGCTTGCCCTGTATAAAAGTTATTTTCGCGGCAGAGAGGATGTATACCCGATTCGTTGGAGCAACAAACAAGGCAAATCCGGATACTCACCCGCCTGCGCCAATGAGTGGACATCCGTCTGCGAAAAACCCAAAGTGAAATGTTCCGCATGCAAACATCAGAGCTTCATGCCTCTTACAAATGAAGTCCTCTCAGCCCATTTAGATGCACGGCAAGACAGAACCATTGGCATATACCCAATGCTTCCGGACGAAACCTGCTGGTTTCTGGCTATGGATTTTGACAAACATGATTGGAAGCAAGACGTGACTGCCGTAATGCAGATATGCAAAAATCATGGGATACCGACCGCACTAGAAAGGTCACGTTCCGGCAATGGCGGTCACATCTGGATTTTCTTCAGTCACAATATTGAAGCTGCTACGGCCAGAAGATTTGGAATGACTTTGCTGAGCTTAACCATGAAAAAAAGATATCAAATCGGCCTCAAATCCTATGATCGTCTGTTTCCCAATCAAGACACGCTTCCAAAAGGCGGGTTCGGCAATCTAATTGCCCTTCCCCTCCAAGGTGGACCTCGTAAACATGGAAACAGCGCCTTTATTGATGAGCACTTCGAGCCTTACGCAGACCAATGGAGTATATTATCCGGGCTTGGCAAGATGACCGAAGACGAGGTAAAGCAATTTATATACAAGCACGGGGAACGCGGGCTTTTTAATAATGACGGTCTTATAGCAGCATCTAGCGATGAGGAGGGTGGATTAGCTTGGGTACAGGAGAACTGCGTTCAGGAGGAACAGATTTTGATGGAGTCTTTGCCTGCTGAAATACAGATTCTACATTCAGACCGCCTTTATATTCCTAAGCCTGGACTCCCTTCAAGTGCAATCTATGCTCTGATTAAATTGGCTTCGTTCTCCAATCCCGATTTTTATAGAACACAAGCTATGCGGCTCTCTACATATGGTAAACCCCGGGTTATCTCATGCGCAGAAGATCTGGAGAGTTACGTGGCTCTTCCAAGGGGATGCTTGCAGGCGTTGCTATCCTTTTTCGAGCGTAATCATGTCAAAGTATCCCTTGATGATCAACGTTCGTCTGGAACTTCGATAGAGGCAGAGTTCACCGGTACGCTGACCACTCTTCAGGATACAGCAGCCAGAGCGGTTCTAAACCGAGATATAGGCGTTCTCTCAGCGGCAACCGCATTCGGTAAAACCGTTGTAGCAGCCTGCATCATCGCTTCAAGAAAGACGAACACCCTTATTCTGGTGCATCGCCGGGAGCTTATGGAACAATGGCAGGAACGTTTGCAAACCTTTCTCGAAGTCCCTAAACATGCTATCGGTGTAATCGGCGGCGGCAAAAACAAAAGAACCGGTATCATCGATATTGCTGTCATTCAGAGTCTTAACTACAAAGGGACTGTTAAGCCCTTCGTAAGTGAGTACGGCCAAGTCATTGTCGATGAATGCCACCACGTGTCAGCCTATAGCTTCGAACAGGTTCTGAGAGAAGTAAAAGCAAAGTATGTATTTGGCTTAACTGCCACTCCGAAACGTCAGGACGGGCAAGAAGCAATCGTACGATTCCAGCTGGGACCGGTCCTAATGAAGATAGACACCAAAACCTTGAGCAGTTCCAGAGGATTCTCATTAAGGATAGTCCCCCGTTATACTTCATTTCAAATCAAGCCGGTGGAAGCAGCTTTGGGTATTCAAAACATCTATCAGCAGCTCGTAGATAACGAGGAGCGTAACACACTTATTTTTGACGATTTGCTTACCTGCCTGGATGAAGGCCGCTCTCCTCTGCTACTGGTTGAACGGACCGCTCATGCCGAATATTTTGCAGAAAGACTACAGTCTTTCGCCAAAAACGTGATTATGCTCAGCGGCAGAATGGGAAAAAAGCAAAGAGAGGCGATTCGCGCACAAATTGCATCTATCCCTGACCATCAAGAACGGGTAGTTATAGCAACCGGAAAACTGATTGGCGAAGGCTTTGATGATGCCAGATTGGATACTTTGTTTCTTGTCCATCCCATATCTTGGTCAGGCACCTTGCAGCAATACGCAGGTAGATTGCACCGAAGTCATGTGAATAAGGAAGAAGTGAAAATATATGATTATATTGACCTTCAGGTCCCTATGTTGATGACGATGTTCAAGAAAAGAGTGAAGGGTTATCGGAAGATGGGTTATAAGGGCGCGGAATTGTAA
- a CDS encoding HEPN domain-containing protein: MLDINEIVMKWPQVLGVVKAKKITVHAWLMDGSPFKFENHILYLLFKSTIHMETTKKPNNVRVIEDVLKEVFSENIKIECLSNEDSLKETFARSQTIFSTELLFVLENGTRLSRFDTLVNLLNVDDEFIIQIHEQNIDKFKGEVLKNGKSIRLDIQINRYITNEEHDLVYKIILYGSNVEEVEDYTNHMIDLVHNRKEVKNKYLLWDGISQYYCTQAYNYINQVENRMRSFIMEFLCRKIGQHAFQKTLSNEIKGSIDNNNQKTPYVGFNTSLFNVEFRELGDFLFKEFDEFKDKEELIREIRGCNNIADLNKLKAKLPNSNWNKYFKDTVNNANLHTKWNNLIKYRNIVAHNKILTRKEYEQLRMLADEILSDIENAIESLDDMKLNIDEQEKISSNLDQIQLTLDCDKCGRTISFDEANFSYEDNELLFKCVECIQ, from the coding sequence ATGCTTGATATCAATGAAATAGTTATGAAGTGGCCTCAAGTTCTTGGCGTTGTAAAAGCAAAGAAGATTACTGTTCATGCTTGGCTTATGGATGGTAGCCCTTTTAAGTTTGAAAACCACATATTATATCTTTTGTTTAAAAGCACAATACATATGGAGACCACAAAAAAGCCCAATAATGTTAGAGTTATCGAAGATGTTCTTAAGGAGGTTTTTAGTGAGAACATTAAAATTGAATGTTTAAGCAATGAAGATTCCTTAAAAGAAACGTTTGCTAGAAGCCAAACGATATTTAGTACCGAATTACTCTTTGTTCTAGAAAACGGCACCAGGCTTTCAAGATTCGATACCTTAGTCAATCTTTTAAATGTTGATGATGAGTTTATCATTCAAATTCATGAACAAAATATAGATAAATTCAAGGGAGAGGTGCTGAAAAATGGAAAATCCATTCGCCTCGATATACAAATTAACAGATATATAACTAATGAAGAACATGATCTAGTTTATAAAATTATCCTCTATGGAAGCAATGTGGAAGAGGTTGAAGATTACACAAATCATATGATTGACCTTGTTCATAATAGAAAAGAAGTTAAAAACAAATATCTTCTTTGGGATGGTATATCCCAATATTACTGTACCCAAGCATATAATTATATCAATCAAGTAGAAAATCGTATGAGATCTTTCATAATGGAGTTTTTATGTAGAAAGATAGGACAACATGCCTTTCAGAAAACGCTATCAAATGAAATTAAGGGGAGCATTGATAATAATAATCAAAAAACCCCCTACGTTGGTTTTAACACCTCTCTTTTTAATGTAGAGTTTCGTGAACTTGGGGATTTTTTATTTAAAGAATTTGATGAATTTAAAGATAAGGAAGAACTTATTCGTGAAATAAGAGGTTGTAATAATATAGCAGATTTAAATAAACTAAAAGCAAAACTACCCAATTCTAATTGGAACAAATACTTTAAAGATACTGTTAATAATGCTAATCTACACACAAAGTGGAACAACTTAATTAAGTACAGAAATATTGTAGCTCATAATAAAATATTAACAAGGAAGGAATATGAGCAATTAAGAATGCTTGCTGATGAAATTTTAAGTGATATAGAGAATGCTATTGAAAGTCTTGACGACATGAAGCTAAACATTGATGAACAGGAGAAAATATCGTCTAATTTAGACCAAATCCAACTCACATTAGATTGTGATAAATGCGGAAGAACCATCTCATTCGATGAAGCGAATTTTAGCTATGAAGATAATGAATTGTTGTTTAAATGTGTGGAATGTATTCAATAA
- a CDS encoding helix-turn-helix domain-containing protein has protein sequence MAIIINIDVMLAKRKMSVTELSERVGITMANLSILKNGKAKAIRLSTLEAICEALACQPGDLLEYRSDEDTE, from the coding sequence ATGGCGATTATCATCAATATTGACGTGATGCTGGCTAAAAGGAAAATGAGCGTTACTGAACTTTCGGAGAGGGTTGGAATTACGATGGCTAACCTTTCGATATTGAAAAATGGAAAGGCGAAGGCGATTCGATTATCCACTTTAGAGGCGATTTGTGAGGCTTTGGCATGTCAACCCGGAGATCTTTTAGAATACAGAAGTGATGAAGACACCGAATAA
- a CDS encoding IS4 family transposase, which produces MKDYRGYRLLAVDGSDLHIATDSADTDTYFQSQPSTKGYNLLHLNAAYDLYNRLYVDALVQPRRWCNEGRALATMVDRSPIQGKTIVIADRGYESYNNFAHLERKGWSYVIRVKDLDSNGILSGLRLPSGGAFDRDAHLTLTKKQTKEVKAHPEMYKFVPSTSTFDFLDLQENLFYPISFRIVRFVLPSGAYETVITNLSAADFPPGEIKSIYNMRWGIETSFRALKYTVGLTNFHAKRQESITQEIFARMILYNFAEMMTSHVVISQMDKRHPYQVNFTVAVHVCRHFLRSRDDEPPPDVEALIRKNILPIRSLRPGQKNTRKIRWKSVVSFVYRVA; this is translated from the coding sequence ATCAAGGACTACCGAGGGTATCGACTACTTGCCGTTGACGGTTCGGATTTGCATATCGCAACGGACTCTGCGGACACGGACACCTATTTTCAAAGTCAACCGAGCACGAAAGGCTATAACCTTCTGCATTTGAACGCAGCCTATGACTTGTACAACAGACTTTACGTGGATGCCCTTGTTCAGCCGCGAAGGTGGTGCAACGAGGGAAGGGCGCTGGCGACTATGGTTGATCGTTCGCCCATCCAAGGCAAAACCATTGTTATAGCCGATCGAGGTTACGAAAGTTACAACAATTTCGCGCATCTGGAACGCAAAGGGTGGAGCTATGTCATACGGGTTAAGGATTTAGATTCGAATGGTATTCTTTCGGGCCTGCGTCTGCCCTCTGGCGGAGCGTTTGATCGGGACGCTCATCTGACACTCACCAAAAAACAAACCAAAGAGGTCAAGGCTCATCCCGAGATGTACAAGTTCGTCCCTTCCACGTCTACCTTTGATTTTTTAGATTTGCAGGAGAACTTGTTTTACCCGATTTCCTTTCGGATTGTTCGTTTCGTCCTGCCCAGTGGCGCTTATGAAACCGTCATTACGAATCTTTCTGCTGCTGATTTCCCACCGGGTGAAATCAAGTCCATTTACAACATGCGATGGGGCATTGAAACCTCTTTCCGGGCATTAAAATACACCGTCGGTCTGACGAATTTTCACGCAAAGAGACAAGAGTCCATCACCCAAGAGATTTTCGCAAGAATGATCCTGTACAATTTCGCTGAAATGATGACCTCGCACGTCGTCATTTCCCAAATGGATAAACGGCACCCCTACCAAGTCAACTTTACGGTTGCCGTTCATGTGTGTAGACATTTCCTGCGCTCACGGGACGATGAACCCCCGCCCGATGTCGAAGCCCTGATTCGCAAAAACATTTTGCCGATTCGATCCCTTCGCCCAGGACAGAAGAATACGCGCAAAATCCGCTGGAAATCAGTCGTTAGCTTCGTCTACAGAGTAGCATAA
- a CDS encoding DUF817 domain-containing protein translates to MRALKQLVRFGWEQALSCLFPVVIFSSLALTQILPLPFLPRYDWLLIICLLMQWWMVRSGLETRDELKVITLFHLIGLALELFKVHMGSWSYPEEGYFKVFGVPLYSGFMYASVASYLCQAWRRFKVELVKWPRFWVVVPLAAAIYLNFFTHHYWMDVRFWLSGLVIIVFWQSWVTYEVGGTRYRMPLALSFVLIGFFIWIAENIATFFGAWQYPNQTDAWSLVHLGKVSSWLLLVIVSFLAVAELKQVKGRNP, encoded by the coding sequence ATGAGAGCATTAAAACAACTCGTTCGTTTTGGTTGGGAGCAGGCCCTATCTTGTTTGTTTCCTGTTGTTATTTTTTCCTCTTTGGCTTTGACCCAAATCCTACCGCTCCCCTTCCTGCCACGGTATGACTGGTTGCTCATTATCTGCCTTCTGATGCAGTGGTGGATGGTGCGCTCCGGGCTTGAAACACGGGATGAACTAAAGGTGATCACATTGTTCCACCTGATTGGACTCGCGCTTGAACTTTTCAAGGTACATATGGGCTCCTGGTCTTATCCGGAAGAAGGATACTTCAAAGTTTTTGGAGTGCCTTTGTACAGCGGATTCATGTACGCAAGCGTAGCGAGTTATCTTTGCCAGGCGTGGAGGAGGTTTAAAGTTGAACTGGTGAAGTGGCCACGGTTTTGGGTTGTTGTACCTCTTGCAGCAGCGATTTATTTGAACTTTTTTACCCACCATTATTGGATGGACGTCCGCTTTTGGTTATCTGGACTTGTGATTATCGTCTTTTGGCAATCATGGGTCACATATGAGGTTGGTGGAACCCGTTACCGTATGCCGCTTGCACTTTCTTTTGTGCTTATCGGATTTTTTATATGGATCGCCGAAAATATCGCAACGTTCTTTGGAGCTTGGCAATATCCAAACCAAACCGATGCATGGAGTCTCGTTCATCTAGGAAAGGTGAGTTCATGGCTTTTATTAGTGATTGTTAGTTTTCTTGCAGTGGCGGAGTTAAAGCAGGTTAAGGGGAGGAATCCATGA
- a CDS encoding DUF2975 domain-containing protein, which translates to MKRETLFLKLAVFLIGLPILALCVWGLPAIAKEAVETYPAYWVYPLLTVMYVSAIPFFIALVQALRLLSYIDKNKAFSERSVRALKIIKTCAITISILYAAGMPLLYLIAEEDDAPGLIVLGMVIVFASIVVAVFAAVLQKLLTNAIDIKSENDLTV; encoded by the coding sequence ATGAAACGGGAAACACTCTTTTTAAAGCTAGCTGTGTTTCTTATTGGACTGCCTATTCTTGCTTTGTGCGTATGGGGACTGCCTGCCATAGCGAAGGAAGCGGTAGAAACTTATCCGGCTTATTGGGTATATCCCCTTTTAACCGTTATGTATGTATCGGCGATACCGTTTTTCATTGCATTGGTTCAGGCTTTAAGACTTTTAAGCTATATTGACAAGAACAAAGCTTTCTCGGAACGATCCGTAAGAGCTTTAAAGATTATCAAAACCTGTGCAATCACAATCAGCATCTTGTATGCGGCAGGCATGCCACTCTTATATCTCATAGCGGAGGAAGACGACGCTCCAGGTCTCATCGTACTCGGAATGGTTATTGTTTTTGCCTCCATTGTGGTTGCGGTCTTTGCTGCCGTTCTTCAAAAGCTTTTAACAAATGCCATAGATATAAAATCAGAAAATGATTTAACGGTCTGA
- a CDS encoding helix-turn-helix domain-containing protein: protein MISADAVGKRISILRKEKQLSQEQLAEQLNISAQAVSKWETGKSLPETSTLPLLSHILRQSIDRILMPQQLVILQAIYTDGCESYDVTHFVNQFVIDNHLTFFLNDQALPHRIQSNRIKLLLIKYQIPSGTYATYVLQDNLLVINLDSEGCSLPSGELEFVFSAYGNERKHQNVMNKMKHYQYFKWERFTVTHELFPSLIDNQGEDYLLLVYVNATGIHAISCPEGDTIHYTPDRTQLFRSDSVNDCYIVQDVGHLGFGQGMDCSWAGALYLSLKTTGQETAYETVMGVSGACWRVAFTPVWDYSSADALVAYDYAAPAFKAYGLQVSWTDRIAPKERELEMQHIKESIKKHHLPIAINLRVAPEWGIITGYLNGGETLLCRSYFDDETFEDHKDDPEFQEYMNISKGYLNVDQWPFILIRFNGEVAKPSALDNLYASLQVKLDSMHAEESRGYKLGYQALQAWREGLLDEQWYQIANQQDFARRLSVNHFCLMALTDSRRSAAIYLKYMLSFPASSLTEYLGEMADVYEQMHSRLQPFFASLTDAKSLDTYDSPKKAWTKEQRQQQADLLHSIEILEQRGDELAKRILAAAGED from the coding sequence ATGATAAGTGCTGACGCAGTCGGGAAACGGATTTCTATACTTCGCAAAGAAAAACAATTGTCGCAAGAACAATTGGCTGAACAATTAAATATCAGCGCCCAAGCCGTTTCCAAGTGGGAAACGGGAAAATCTTTGCCCGAAACCTCTACACTTCCTTTACTATCACATATATTGCGTCAATCGATCGACCGTATTTTGATGCCACAACAATTGGTTATTCTCCAAGCCATCTACACTGATGGTTGTGAAAGCTACGATGTCACTCATTTTGTAAACCAGTTCGTTATCGACAATCATTTGACATTTTTCCTGAATGATCAGGCCCTTCCCCATCGCATTCAAAGCAATCGGATAAAGCTGCTGCTTATCAAATACCAGATCCCTTCGGGCACCTATGCAACTTATGTTTTACAGGATAACCTGCTAGTTATCAATCTCGATAGCGAGGGCTGCAGCTTACCCTCTGGAGAACTGGAATTTGTATTTTCTGCATACGGCAATGAGCGAAAGCATCAAAATGTCATGAATAAAATGAAACATTATCAATATTTTAAGTGGGAGCGTTTCACCGTAACTCATGAGCTGTTCCCAAGCCTTATCGACAATCAGGGTGAAGATTATCTTTTGCTTGTTTATGTAAACGCCACCGGCATACACGCCATAAGCTGCCCGGAAGGAGATACGATCCATTACACCCCGGACCGGACGCAACTTTTTAGAAGTGACTCCGTGAATGATTGCTATATTGTTCAGGATGTCGGCCATCTGGGTTTTGGTCAAGGCATGGATTGTTCATGGGCAGGCGCTCTTTATCTTTCACTAAAAACCACGGGACAGGAAACCGCTTATGAAACCGTAATGGGCGTGTCCGGGGCGTGCTGGAGAGTCGCTTTTACCCCCGTTTGGGATTATAGCTCCGCGGATGCTCTGGTAGCTTACGACTATGCCGCTCCGGCATTTAAAGCCTATGGCCTTCAGGTCAGCTGGACAGACCGGATCGCACCCAAAGAACGCGAATTGGAAATGCAGCACATCAAGGAAAGCATCAAAAAACACCACTTGCCGATTGCCATTAATCTGCGGGTTGCTCCCGAGTGGGGAATCATCACAGGCTATCTAAACGGTGGAGAAACCTTGCTGTGCCGCAGTTATTTTGACGATGAGACCTTTGAAGATCATAAAGATGACCCGGAATTTCAAGAGTACATGAACATAAGCAAAGGATACCTGAATGTGGATCAATGGCCTTTCATCCTCATTCGTTTTAACGGCGAAGTCGCCAAACCATCCGCTCTGGACAATCTCTACGCTTCGCTTCAGGTCAAATTAGACTCGATGCATGCCGAGGAAAGTAGAGGATATAAGCTGGGTTATCAAGCCCTGCAAGCATGGCGGGAAGGATTGCTGGATGAACAATGGTATCAAATAGCGAACCAGCAGGATTTTGCCCGAAGACTCAGCGTCAACCACTTTTGCCTAATGGCTCTCACAGATTCCAGAAGAAGTGCGGCTATCTATTTAAAATATATGCTTTCATTCCCGGCGTCCTCCCTAACCGAATACCTAGGCGAAATGGCCGACGTCTACGAGCAAATGCATTCCCGGCTTCAACCTTTCTTCGCGAGTTTGACAGATGCGAAATCCTTGGACACCTACGACTCCCCCAAAAAAGCCTGGACGAAGGAGCAACGGCAGCAGCAAGCGGATTTACTGCATTCCATCGAGATCCTGGAACAGCGAGGGGATGAGTTGGCCAAGCGAATCTTGGCGGCTGCGGGAGAGGATTAA
- a CDS encoding zeta toxin family protein: MTERESVMTVFAGTNGAGKSTISLQMRDYVRTIIDPDQIAKKINPDDPRSADLSAGREAVKKIRELIRRKDNFAIETTLSGSFALRHMKTAKEQGYKVVIYYIGLQDVQMHIDRVASRVEQGGHWIAEKDIRWRYGQSLSNLKPALEISDEVTIIDNTSEPEVVAEIKRSQISFCRQEIPTWARGALELYLH, encoded by the coding sequence ATGACTGAACGTGAGTCTGTAATGACTGTTTTCGCTGGCACCAATGGAGCTGGGAAAAGCACAATCAGCCTTCAAATGAGGGATTATGTCAGAACAATTATTGATCCTGACCAGATTGCCAAAAAGATAAACCCGGACGATCCCAGATCCGCCGATTTGTCTGCCGGACGAGAGGCTGTAAAGAAAATACGGGAATTAATCAGGCGTAAGGACAACTTCGCTATAGAAACAACCCTTTCAGGAAGTTTCGCTTTGCGGCATATGAAGACGGCTAAGGAACAGGGCTATAAAGTTGTCATATATTATATTGGTTTGCAGGATGTACAAATGCATATTGATCGGGTAGCTTCAAGAGTGGAACAGGGAGGGCACTGGATTGCCGAAAAAGATATCCGGTGGAGATATGGTCAATCTTTAAGTAACCTGAAGCCTGCTTTGGAGATTTCAGATGAAGTTACCATTATCGATAACACCAGTGAACCTGAGGTTGTGGCGGAGATAAAACGTTCACAGATCAGCTTTTGCAGACAAGAGATTCCTACGTGGGCTAGGGGAGCTTTGGAATTGTACTTACACTGA
- a CDS encoding ISL3 family transposase, giving the protein MPLQYINEMLGLPELQLHKIVYMDAHQVHLEASPATDKQPCPVCHSEQYVKRDGRNKLRKIRHLAVFGRKSYLHVPSLRLACSRCSVGFVWSYEFVGPKQRYSRLFRLQTVEQALGSTAAHSARMQEAPASTVQRMHQEALPAESERLTEQAWRKAKTTEGLVLGIDDFAIKKGHSYNTGIHNLRGETMLDLLPGRKLEALRTYARQHPDFLALNPKAVVMDLAQAYHTWISECFPRAIRIADRFHVHGYIIESVQAVRKSVQSTLAPRAKAILKSHHRLLNPPADLLPEQSKAQLDLLLSFSPLLRKVWEWKEAFSRWYDYSPNVHVASLGFNRWCQQGECIDHDAVRSTLKTVRNWEDEIVNYHRCRWTNATVEGRHNRIKAYQRRHYFTRNRKCYKDGILIECNRHRSSG; this is encoded by the coding sequence ATGCCACTCCAGTATATCAATGAGATGCTCGGATTACCAGAGCTACAACTTCATAAAATCGTCTATATGGACGCTCATCAAGTTCATCTGGAGGCATCGCCTGCGACCGACAAACAGCCCTGTCCCGTATGTCACTCGGAACAATATGTCAAGCGTGATGGCCGCAACAAACTGCGGAAGATTCGGCATTTGGCGGTCTTTGGCAGAAAGAGCTACTTGCATGTGCCCTCCCTTCGGTTAGCCTGCTCACGGTGCAGTGTCGGCTTCGTTTGGTCTTATGAATTTGTGGGTCCTAAGCAGCGTTACAGTCGCCTGTTCCGCTTGCAAACGGTAGAGCAGGCCCTGGGCTCTACTGCGGCGCATAGCGCAAGGATGCAAGAAGCGCCTGCCAGTACGGTACAGCGAATGCATCAGGAAGCCCTTCCTGCCGAGAGCGAACGCCTCACGGAGCAGGCTTGGCGCAAAGCCAAAACCACTGAGGGTCTGGTACTGGGTATCGACGACTTTGCAATTAAAAAGGGACACTCTTACAATACCGGCATTCACAATCTTAGGGGCGAAACCATGCTGGACTTGCTGCCTGGTCGCAAACTTGAAGCCTTGCGGACCTATGCCCGCCAGCATCCTGACTTTCTGGCACTGAACCCCAAAGCGGTGGTTATGGATCTAGCTCAGGCGTATCACACATGGATTAGCGAATGCTTTCCGCGTGCCATCCGCATTGCCGATCGTTTCCATGTTCACGGTTATATCATTGAAAGTGTCCAGGCGGTACGCAAGTCGGTTCAGTCCACCCTTGCGCCTCGGGCTAAAGCCATCCTGAAAAGTCATCATCGACTGCTCAATCCGCCAGCTGATCTTCTGCCTGAACAGAGCAAAGCCCAGTTAGACCTACTACTTAGCTTCTCTCCGCTACTACGCAAGGTTTGGGAATGGAAAGAAGCGTTCTCTCGCTGGTATGATTATTCACCAAATGTCCATGTCGCCAGCCTCGGCTTTAACCGTTGGTGTCAGCAAGGCGAGTGTATTGACCATGATGCGGTGCGAAGCACCTTGAAAACGGTGCGTAATTGGGAAGACGAAATCGTGAACTACCATCGATGCCGCTGGACCAATGCAACGGTCGAAGGCCGGCATAATCGGATCAAGGCTTATCAACGCCGACACTATTTTACACGCAATCGCAAGTGTTACAAAGATGGCATTTTAATCGAATGTAATCGTCACCGTTCGTCTGGTTGA
- a CDS encoding DUF6809 family protein, giving the protein MGVFRISMVKMDTLGKYFPKKRETLSELEALENAYLDGMKEVLTEVAAKRHLEIGGMLSDNPRIRKANDLSHYAIENLHNSLNDEQRKLYGQMEEAVNSERGLEDEESFIMGFLEGYRFIKELQRSGGGLTLL; this is encoded by the coding sequence ATGGGAGTTTTTCGTATTTCAATGGTTAAAATGGATACATTGGGGAAGTATTTTCCCAAGAAAAGAGAGACGTTGTCAGAGCTTGAAGCACTAGAAAATGCTTATTTGGATGGGATGAAAGAAGTGCTTACTGAAGTTGCAGCTAAGAGACACCTTGAAATCGGTGGAATGTTATCTGATAATCCCCGGATCAGGAAAGCTAACGATCTCTCTCATTACGCGATTGAAAACCTGCACAATAGCTTAAACGATGAGCAACGCAAATTGTATGGACAAATGGAGGAAGCGGTTAATTCGGAGAGAGGACTTGAAGATGAGGAAAGTTTTATAATGGGATTTCTGGAAGGTTATCGCTTCATAAAAGAGCTTCAAAGATCTGGTGGTGGTCTTACACTGCTGTGA